Genomic segment of Streptosporangium sp. NBC_01755:
GTCCATCTGGAGCGCCATCCACGAGGTCAGCAGCGAGTCGCGGCCGAACAGGGTCATGAACCACGGCGCGCCCGCGGCGATGGTCGGCGGTTCCTCCGGCCTGTCGGATTCGAAGAGCCGGAGCGCGCCGAGATCCTCCTTGGAGCGTTCCAGCACCTTTGACAGGAGCCGGTCGGAGGTGACGACGACCGGGCTGAGGCGCTCCCAGTCGGCCCGGCGCCTGGCGGGCTCCGCGTGCTCCAGGGGATAGCGCGTGGAGAACCAGGCCGGCGACTCCTCACCCTCCAGGATCGGGTTGACCTGCAGGCTGACGGTCCACTCGCCCCGGGTGGGCACCACGACCCTGAAGATGAGCATGCCCGGCACGGCGAACGGCGCCGGTTCGGCCACCACCCTGGTGCCGCGCGAGCGGCAGGTGGAGATGATCAGCAGCCCCGATCTGTCGGCCGTCATCTCCACGTCGGCCACGTGCCTGACCCGGCCCGCCTTCACCTCGAACAGGTCCGCCACATCGGAGGCGACGTGGATGTCGACGACGCATCCGGCGGGCTCGTCGGCCAGGTTGCGCAGGGTCACGTCCTCACGGAGGCCGCCGCCGACGTAGCGGTCCCTGATCACGAGCAGGCTGCTCTCGGCCCGCCCCGGACGGGGGCCGGTCCTGCCGAGGAACGTCGCGTGGTACGGCTCGGCCGGCAGCACCCTGAGGGGCTCCACCGCCGTCTCGTCCACCCTGAGCTCCCAGCGCGACAGCAGCCGGGTGTCGGCGTGGTAGACGCCCTGCGCCCCGCCGGGCCGGATGTCGCCGTTGCGCGCGCACACGCAGAAGGAACCGCCCTCGACCAGGGTGACCGTGGTGTCGCCCAGCGGGCCCGGCTGGCCCTCGAACGTCCATGCGTCCAATGCTCGCTCCAGTTTGTGCGATATATCGGCTATCTAGCCATTCCCGCACCAAAGGAGAAAGAACTACACAAAAGACGTCCATTGTCACGTTTTGCCCGATAAAAGGGCTTTCGTCCGCCTGGAGATGATATTTTCGGCCTGCGGTGCTGATCTCCGCGGGCCGCACGTCCCCCCAGTGCTGATCTCCGCGGGCCGCGCATCCGCCCAGTGCTGATGAGCGCGGGCCGCACGTCCACCCAAGTGCTGATCTCCGCAGGCCGCACGTCCACCCGGCGCCGATGAGCGCGCGCCGGGTGGACGTGCGCTCGTCAGCGCAGGGTGCCGTTGGTCATGCCCACGGGCTCCTCCGGCACCTCGACCAGGCCGAGCTCCGCGGGCGACGCCACCAGGGGGTGGTGGGGAACGACCCGGACCGTGTAGCCGAAGGGACCGGTGCGGTCGAGGGGAACGGTCCCGCCGAAGACGGCCCTGCCGTCGTCGCCCTCGTTCTCGACCGTCAGGTCGGTGTAGGCGGGGGCGACCAGGTCGTCGTGGTCCCCGACCCGCCCGTATGCCGCCTGGACCCGGATGTCACCGGGCTCCAGTTCGCCGAGGGCGATGGTGGCCCTCAGCCCCAGGGACGACCCGAGCTCGGGGGTGTCTCCAAGACCAGAGGTCTCCACATGCTCGACCCGCACGCCCGGCCAGGCCTTTCCGACCCTGAGCTTCCACGCCGCGAAGCTCCTGGCCTGCTCGTACCCCTCGGCGGACAGGGCGCGCGCGGAGAGGGCCGCGGGGGTGTAGAGGCCGACCACGTAGTCGCGGAGCATCCGCCCGGCGAGCACCTTGGGGCCGAGCGAGGCCAGGGTGTGCCTGACCATCTCCAGCCAGCGCCGGGGCAGGCCGTCCGCACGGTCGTAGAACCGGTCGGCCACCTCGTGCTCGATCAGGTCGTAGAGGGCGGTGGCCTCCAGCTCGTCGCGGCGGTCGGGGTCGGCGACGCCGTCGGCGGTGGGAATGGCCCAGCCGTTGGTACCGTCGTACCACTCGTCCCACCAGCCGTCGCGGATGGACAGGTTGAGCCCGCCGTTGAGCGCCGCCTTCATGCCGGACGTGCCGCACGCCTCCAGCGGGCGGAGCGGGTTGTTCATCCACACGTCGCAGCCCTGGACGAGCAGCTGGCCCAGGGCCATGTCGTAGTCGGGCAGGAAGACGATGCGGTGCCGCACGTCCTCTGCGTCGGCGAACTTCACGATCTGCTGGATGAGCTTCTTGCCGCCCTCGTCGGCCGGGTGCGCCTTGCCCGCGATCACGATCTGGACCGGCTTGACCGGGTCGAGCAGCAGCGCGCGGAGCCTGTCGGGGTCGGACAGCATCAGGGTGAGCCGCTTGTACGAGGGCACCCGGCGGGCGAAGCCGATGGTCAGCACCTCGGGGTCGAGGGCGTCGTCGATCCAGCCGAGCTCTGGCGGGGAGGCGCCCCGGTTGAGCCACGACTGGCGGAGCCTGGCGCGGGCCGCCCTGACCAGTTTCTCGCGCAGCCGCCCCCGGATGCCCCAGACGTCGCCATCGGAGATCTTGGTGATGCTCTCCCAGCCCTGTGCCTGCTCGACGAGCGTGGACAGCTCCTGGCCGGCCAGCTCCATGATCTCGCGGCCGACCCAGGTGGGCGCGTGCACGCCGTTGGTGATGAACCCGATCGGGACCTCGTCGGCGTCGAAGCCGGGCCAGAGCCACTGGAACATCTCCCGGCTCACGGCACCGTGCAGCTCGGAGACGCCGTTGACGCGCTGGGCCAGCCGCATGCCCATCGCGGCCATGTTGAACTTGCCGGGCTCGTCCTCGGCGCCGAGCGCGAGGATGCGGTCGGTCGGTACCGTGGGCCACGCGTTGTCGCCGCCGAACTGGCGGGCGAT
This window contains:
- the glgP gene encoding alpha-glucan family phosphorylase; translated protein: MRAIRRFTVRTVLPPELAPLGELVLNLRWSWHPETLDLFGEVDPAIWGRVGYDPVALLGAVEADRLRELAADRRFLRRLADAADDLREYMTAPRWYQSISDAPQGIAYFSPEYGIAAALPQYSGGLGILAGDHLKAASDLGVPILAVGLLYRHGYFTQSLSPEGWQLEHYPSLDPGGLPLTLLKEEDGTPVRIKISLPEQRTLHAQVWVLQVGRVPLLLLDSDVAENDTAARDVTDRLYGGGTDHRLLQELLLGVGGVRAIRAYCRVTGHAEPEVFHTNEGHAGFLGLERIRELTEARLSFEEALEAVRAGTVFTTHTPVPAGIDRFPAEMIARQFGGDNAWPTVPTDRILALGAEDEPGKFNMAAMGMRLAQRVNGVSELHGAVSREMFQWLWPGFDADEVPIGFITNGVHAPTWVGREIMELAGQELSTLVEQAQGWESITKISDGDVWGIRGRLREKLVRAARARLRQSWLNRGASPPELGWIDDALDPEVLTIGFARRVPSYKRLTLMLSDPDRLRALLLDPVKPVQIVIAGKAHPADEGGKKLIQQIVKFADAEDVRHRIVFLPDYDMALGQLLVQGCDVWMNNPLRPLEACGTSGMKAALNGGLNLSIRDGWWDEWYDGTNGWAIPTADGVADPDRRDELEATALYDLIEHEVADRFYDRADGLPRRWLEMVRHTLASLGPKVLAGRMLRDYVVGLYTPAALSARALSAEGYEQARSFAAWKLRVGKAWPGVRVEHVETSGLGDTPELGSSLGLRATIALGELEPGDIRVQAAYGRVGDHDDLVAPAYTDLTVENEGDDGRAVFGGTVPLDRTGPFGYTVRVVPHHPLVASPAELGLVEVPEEPVGMTNGTLR